In the Borrelia turicatae 91E135 genome, one interval contains:
- a CDS encoding CheR family methyltransferase — protein sequence MLNISNELLLKFCNFIYENSGIRFDEKNKVVLQGRINDAIHELENINTPEQLYDLINSDKFQKEYFLDLVTTNLTRFFRNEAHFATFERFIIPNLINIKTQEGKNRIIIWSAGCSTGEEPYSLAFVLKHNLPKNFDFIIIASDLSLKSLMIAKEGYYSVKKCEHIPIQYKIYIKPHMNGYKVIDDIKKHIRFDYHNLNFESGFSEMDVIFCRNVLIYFDEKSKIRVLKKFYSSMAMKSYLFIGHSESLFGLNLPFKFLRTPWAIIYEKDDKDVPKKKFQFKNKYKL from the coding sequence ATGTTAAATATTAGCAATGAACTTCTTCTGAAATTCTGCAATTTTATATATGAAAATAGCGGAATTCGATTTGATGAAAAAAATAAAGTTGTATTACAAGGCCGAATTAATGATGCAATACATGAGCTTGAAAATATCAATACTCCAGAACAATTATATGACTTAATAAATTCGGACAAATTTCAAAAAGAATATTTCTTAGATCTAGTTACTACTAATCTAACACGATTCTTTAGAAATGAAGCCCATTTTGCAACTTTTGAAAGATTTATAATTCCAAACTTAATAAACATTAAAACTCAAGAGGGCAAAAATAGAATTATTATATGGTCTGCTGGATGCTCAACTGGAGAAGAACCATATTCACTGGCATTTGTTCTTAAACACAATCTTCCAAAGAATTTTGACTTTATTATTATTGCCTCCGATTTAAGTTTAAAATCTCTAATGATAGCAAAAGAAGGTTATTATTCTGTAAAAAAATGCGAACACATCCCAATACAATATAAAATATATATCAAACCTCACATGAATGGTTACAAGGTAATAGATGATATAAAAAAACACATACGATTTGACTATCATAACTTAAATTTTGAAAGTGGCTTTTCAGAAATGGACGTTATTTTTTGCCGTAATGTACTCATATATTTCGATGAAAAGTCTAAAATAAGGGTCTTAAAAAAATTTTATTCCTCTATGGCTATGAAAAGTTATTTATTTATTGGTCATTCAGAATCCCTTTTTGGTCTCAATCTTCCTTTTAAATTTTTAAGAACACCCTGGGCCATAATATATGAAAAGGATGATAAGGATGTTCCCAAAAAAAAGTTTCAGTTCAAAAACAAATACAAATTATAA
- a CDS encoding DNA/RNA non-specific endonuclease, with protein sequence MNKRLKILFCFYILILLGFLFLYQNPKILNNIKEIAYNYLSKLKDKIYEPEISTELKEEYLLPKGYLTTQIIHKKYYSLGYAESARQSEWVAYQLKREMVELALTLLREKKITRSKNFFEDQDIKGIAPKLSDYLKSGYDRGHIVSSADMSFSKDAMLDTYFLSNISPQQREFNSGIWLKLEQLVRKWAILKEKIYIVSAGILTENKGFIGKNKILVPKNFYKIVLSLNNNNFYDILAFIIPNEKAQDLELRNYVVNVNLIEEKTKINFFAKLDAEIKKIIKMKKDVRSWKFR encoded by the coding sequence ATGAACAAAAGACTAAAAATTTTATTCTGTTTTTACATATTAATCTTATTGGGCTTTTTATTCTTATATCAAAATCCTAAAATCTTAAATAACATAAAAGAAATAGCCTACAATTATTTAAGCAAACTCAAAGATAAAATTTATGAACCCGAAATCTCAACTGAATTAAAAGAAGAATACCTCTTACCAAAAGGATATCTTACTACCCAAATAATACATAAAAAATACTACTCTTTAGGGTATGCTGAGAGTGCAAGACAATCAGAATGGGTAGCCTACCAATTAAAAAGAGAAATGGTTGAATTAGCTTTAACCTTGCTTAGAGAAAAAAAAATAACGAGAAGTAAAAATTTTTTCGAAGACCAAGATATTAAGGGAATTGCTCCCAAACTAAGTGATTACCTAAAAAGCGGATATGATAGAGGGCATATCGTCAGTTCTGCTGATATGTCTTTTTCCAAAGATGCAATGCTAGATACCTATTTTCTCTCAAATATATCTCCTCAACAAAGAGAATTCAACTCAGGAATCTGGCTCAAACTTGAACAATTAGTTAGAAAATGGGCTATCTTAAAAGAAAAAATTTATATTGTTAGTGCAGGAATTTTAACAGAAAATAAAGGATTTATTGGAAAGAATAAAATTCTAGTCCCAAAAAATTTTTATAAAATAGTGCTATCATTAAACAATAACAACTTTTATGATATATTGGCTTTTATCATTCCAAATGAAAAGGCTCAGGACTTAGAACTTAGAAATTACGTTGTAAACGTTAATTTAATTGAAGAAAAAACTAAAATAAATTTCTTTGCAAAACTTGATGCTGAAATAAAAAAAATAATTAAAATGAAAAAAGACGTACGTTCTTGGAAATTCAGATGA
- a CDS encoding fructose-specific PTS transporter subunit EIIC has protein sequence MFLKFLKKELIFISDKINSKEEAINFLVDQVSKRGYTHDKTRFLQGLFERENIGDTSWENGVAIPHFIGDVVKSSFISLLYIKGDGIKWSDDNPPVNLIFLICMSKSQQGNDHIKSIAFIAKLFESDDFKNILKVMKSTDEIYSYIENVERSSTDDTTSVSKSEKIVAVCACPVGIAHTYIAAKKLEVEAKRQGYILKVETQGSIGIDNPLTETEIKDADVIILAVDKDVDEERFDGKRVYKVSTAKAINNVENVIKEAFSAPILNYKNVHSIKDKSGSSRTGFYKYLMSGVSPMIPIVASGGILIALGISLAGIGSDGPNFDKYPFYKTITDIGGVAFGMMLPILSGFIAMAIADKPGLAPGLVGGVLARDVKAGFLGAILVGFMAGFVAKWIAKRKIPEWLRPVMPIFVIPLISTVIVGFFMIYVGVYIGQFMALLENGLKSLQNNSETYGIIGKLFLGLILGAMVAIDMGGPFNKVAFLFGVGMIPQVPQIMGMVASAIPVPPMAMGLATLIMPKLFEEEERESGKISFLISFIGISEGAIPFAASDPARVLPSIVLGGAVASIIAAFLGVADHAPHGGPIVLPVVDNKLGFIIAIAVGVVVATSLVIFLKSLKVKESK, from the coding sequence ATGTTTTTAAAATTTTTAAAAAAGGAGCTTATTTTTATATCTGATAAAATAAATTCTAAGGAAGAAGCAATTAATTTTTTAGTTGATCAAGTGAGTAAAAGAGGTTATACTCATGATAAAACAAGATTCCTTCAGGGGTTATTTGAGAGAGAAAATATTGGTGATACATCTTGGGAAAATGGAGTTGCTATTCCACATTTTATAGGAGATGTTGTTAAATCAAGTTTTATTTCATTGCTTTACATAAAAGGCGATGGCATAAAATGGTCTGATGATAATCCCCCTGTTAATTTAATATTTTTAATTTGTATGTCGAAAAGTCAACAAGGTAATGATCATATTAAGTCGATAGCTTTCATAGCTAAATTATTTGAGAGTGATGATTTTAAAAATATATTAAAAGTTATGAAGAGTACCGATGAAATTTATTCTTATATAGAAAATGTTGAGAGGTCATCTACAGATGATACCACAAGTGTTTCTAAATCAGAAAAAATAGTGGCTGTTTGTGCTTGTCCTGTGGGAATTGCTCATACATATATTGCTGCTAAAAAGCTCGAAGTTGAGGCTAAGAGACAAGGGTACATCCTTAAAGTTGAGACCCAAGGTTCTATTGGTATTGATAATCCTTTAACAGAGACAGAGATTAAAGACGCTGATGTTATAATACTTGCGGTGGATAAGGATGTTGATGAAGAAAGATTTGATGGCAAGAGAGTTTATAAGGTCTCAACTGCAAAGGCTATCAACAATGTAGAAAATGTTATTAAAGAAGCATTTAGTGCTCCCATATTGAATTATAAAAATGTTCATTCTATTAAAGATAAGTCTGGTAGTAGTAGAACTGGTTTTTATAAGTACTTAATGAGTGGTGTCTCTCCTATGATTCCAATTGTGGCAAGTGGTGGTATTTTAATAGCGCTTGGTATATCCTTGGCAGGGATTGGTTCTGATGGTCCAAATTTTGATAAATATCCTTTTTATAAAACAATTACAGATATTGGTGGTGTGGCTTTTGGCATGATGTTGCCAATACTTTCAGGGTTTATTGCTATGGCAATTGCCGATAAGCCAGGTCTTGCACCAGGTCTTGTGGGGGGTGTGCTTGCCAGAGATGTTAAAGCAGGATTTTTAGGGGCAATACTTGTAGGGTTTATGGCGGGTTTTGTTGCTAAATGGATAGCAAAGAGAAAGATTCCTGAATGGCTTAGACCCGTGATGCCTATATTTGTAATTCCGTTAATAAGTACTGTTATTGTTGGATTTTTCATGATTTATGTAGGTGTTTATATTGGCCAATTCATGGCATTGCTTGAGAATGGCCTTAAATCTCTTCAAAATAATTCAGAAACTTATGGTATTATAGGGAAATTATTTCTTGGATTAATACTTGGTGCTATGGTAGCAATTGATATGGGAGGGCCTTTTAATAAAGTTGCATTTCTTTTTGGTGTTGGTATGATTCCCCAAGTTCCACAAATAATGGGTATGGTTGCATCAGCTATTCCTGTTCCTCCTATGGCTATGGGGCTTGCTACTCTAATTATGCCTAAATTATTTGAAGAGGAAGAGCGAGAGTCTGGAAAAATATCGTTCTTAATTTCGTTTATTGGTATTAGTGAAGGTGCTATTCCTTTTGCTGCCAGTGATCCGGCGAGGGTGTTGCCTTCAATAGTACTTGGAGGTGCTGTTGCAAGTATCATTGCGGCATTTTTGGGTGTTGCAGACCATGCTCCGCATGGAGGGCCAATAGTTCTTCCTGTTGTTGATAACAAATTGGGCTTTATTATTGCAATAGCCGTTGGTGTTGTCGTTGCAACAAGTTTGGTTATTTTTCTAAAATCTTTAAAAGTGAAGGAATCTAAATGA
- a CDS encoding peptidylprolyl isomerase, which produces MEKKGIFALIDTNKGNIEIELYYKIAPLTVMNFIGLSEGTIKNSVTSQPYFENIIFHRVVDEFVIQTGDPTGTGTGGPGYVFPDELNKNLSHNEPGIVSMANSGPDTNGSQFFITLADNLTYLDLKHSIFGKVVAGMDTVRNIRQGDKIEKVRIIRVGEDAKAFKVDNEEFLKLKKSYEARKIAEVKKYMASQLEIIDKDYKDFQKDESGILYKINKQGNGKNVKSGNIVKVDYEGFLLSGIKFDSSIDRGKPIEFVVGSGQVIEGWDVMLSDMCEEEERVVIIPPNLAYGERSIGNVIKPNSFLKFNIILRKIS; this is translated from the coding sequence GTGGAAAAAAAAGGAATATTTGCATTAATTGATACAAATAAAGGAAATATAGAGATTGAACTTTACTATAAAATTGCACCTCTGACAGTCATGAATTTTATTGGTCTTAGTGAAGGTACTATTAAAAATTCTGTTACAAGTCAGCCTTATTTTGAAAATATTATTTTTCATAGGGTTGTTGATGAATTTGTTATTCAGACAGGAGATCCTACCGGAACGGGTACTGGAGGTCCTGGTTATGTTTTTCCCGATGAATTAAACAAAAATTTGAGTCATAATGAACCAGGAATTGTTTCTATGGCTAATTCAGGTCCTGATACCAATGGGAGTCAGTTTTTTATTACTCTTGCAGATAATCTTACTTATCTTGATCTTAAGCACTCAATTTTTGGTAAGGTAGTTGCGGGAATGGATACAGTTCGTAATATACGTCAAGGAGATAAAATAGAGAAAGTAAGGATTATTCGTGTTGGTGAGGATGCAAAAGCTTTTAAAGTTGACAATGAAGAATTTTTAAAATTAAAAAAAAGTTATGAGGCAAGGAAGATTGCTGAGGTTAAAAAATACATGGCTTCTCAACTTGAAATAATTGACAAAGATTACAAAGATTTTCAAAAAGATGAAAGTGGTATCTTATATAAGATAAATAAACAAGGAAATGGCAAAAATGTTAAAAGTGGCAATATTGTAAAAGTAGACTATGAGGGATTTTTACTAAGTGGAATAAAATTTGACAGTTCAATTGACAGAGGCAAGCCAATAGAGTTTGTGGTTGGGAGTGGTCAAGTGATTGAAGGTTGGGACGTAATGTTGTCAGATATGTGCGAGGAAGAGGAGAGGGTAGTAATCATTCCACCAAATCTTGCTTATGGAGAGAGAAGTATTGGTAACGTTATAAAACCAAATTCTTTTTTGAAGTTTAATATTATTTTAAGGAAAATTAGTTAA
- a CDS encoding diacylglycerol/polyprenol kinase family protein: protein MFDQVFYNENVKYELYRKFFHISTLVFLFFYKLNFWVGLVSSLFFMFAYLILEIFRIMEINLFFLRGISEIIIKSREVSSYKISLSPIFLVVSIFCTYFLIDKPFSYIGIFSACLGDGLASLVGKLIPSFKLVNNKTFSGSVAVFLVAFIVCYYFFPNFIIASVVGMGAVLVELFDFEKYDNLFLPLGVATLSFVLIA, encoded by the coding sequence ATGTTTGATCAAGTTTTTTATAACGAAAATGTTAAATATGAGCTTTATAGAAAATTTTTTCATATTTCTACTTTAGTATTTTTATTCTTTTATAAGTTAAATTTTTGGGTAGGTCTTGTATCTAGTCTATTTTTTATGTTTGCATATTTAATTTTGGAAATATTTAGAATCATGGAAATAAATTTATTCTTTTTAAGAGGTATATCAGAAATAATAATAAAGTCTAGGGAGGTATCTTCGTATAAAATATCTCTCTCTCCAATATTTTTGGTAGTGAGTATTTTTTGTACTTATTTTCTTATAGATAAGCCTTTTAGTTATATTGGGATATTTTCCGCATGTCTTGGAGATGGTCTTGCAAGTCTTGTTGGAAAACTAATACCATCTTTTAAACTTGTAAATAATAAAACATTCTCAGGTAGTGTTGCTGTTTTTTTGGTTGCTTTTATTGTTTGTTATTACTTCTTTCCGAACTTTATAATAGCATCAGTTGTTGGTATGGGGGCTGTGCTTGTGGAGCTTTTTGATTTTGAAAAATACGATAATTTATTTTTGCCTTTAGGTGTAGCGACTTTATCTTTTGTATTGATTGCTTAA